In one Hyphomicrobium sp. 99 genomic region, the following are encoded:
- a CDS encoding PQQ-dependent sugar dehydrogenase → MDSVTSASGRQLGLRSGFASAFFAAFMLGAPEPARAEIGSEETHIDSLPPQVEVREMEDGEFPFELRKVADKLESPWAMAFLPDGRILVTERPGRLRVIEGDELLPLAITGVPTVLSGSHSGLLDVLVDPDFSKNRRLFLSYMHGTPEAGTIRISSAVLDGMNLVDKQVIFESRPAANGLDQIGGRLAFGPDKALYLTIGDRFQKERAQNLLDDGGKIIRINVDGSIPEDNPFVGRSDVLPEIYSYGHRNPQGLIGNVGDGQLWSIEQGPKGGDELNLITGGSNYGWPVVTYGVNYDGSVISELTSAPGMVDPIYVWVPSVAPASLVSYYGNVMPDDWRGDFLVGTLAGECLIRLRMDSGKVVKEERYLHHKIGRIRDVAVAPDGYIYLMTDSSEASIYRIEPLTDQVAKVKTEP, encoded by the coding sequence TTGGATAGCGTAACATCGGCCAGCGGGCGGCAACTCGGCCTTCGTTCCGGCTTCGCAAGCGCGTTCTTTGCGGCTTTCATGCTTGGCGCACCGGAACCTGCCCGAGCGGAAATCGGAAGCGAAGAGACGCATATCGATTCGCTCCCGCCGCAAGTCGAAGTTCGCGAGATGGAGGACGGCGAGTTTCCATTTGAGCTGCGAAAAGTTGCCGACAAGCTCGAAAGCCCCTGGGCCATGGCATTCTTGCCCGATGGCCGGATTCTCGTCACCGAGCGTCCCGGACGCCTTCGCGTTATTGAGGGCGATGAACTGCTACCGCTGGCGATCACCGGCGTGCCGACCGTTCTTTCGGGCAGCCACTCCGGGCTTCTGGACGTTCTCGTCGACCCCGATTTCTCGAAAAATCGCCGGTTGTTTCTCTCCTATATGCATGGGACGCCGGAAGCCGGAACGATACGAATTTCCAGCGCCGTGCTCGACGGCATGAACCTTGTCGATAAGCAGGTCATTTTCGAGAGCCGGCCCGCAGCGAACGGGCTCGATCAAATCGGCGGTCGCTTAGCGTTCGGACCCGACAAGGCTCTCTATTTGACGATCGGTGATCGTTTCCAAAAAGAACGCGCTCAAAATCTGCTCGACGACGGCGGCAAGATCATCCGCATCAATGTCGACGGCTCGATCCCGGAAGACAATCCGTTCGTCGGCCGAAGCGACGTGCTGCCGGAGATCTATAGCTACGGACATCGCAACCCGCAGGGGCTAATCGGCAACGTCGGAGACGGACAACTCTGGTCAATCGAGCAGGGTCCAAAAGGTGGTGATGAACTCAACCTCATCACCGGCGGCAGCAACTACGGCTGGCCGGTCGTCACCTATGGCGTGAACTACGACGGCTCGGTCATCTCGGAACTGACGTCCGCTCCTGGCATGGTCGACCCGATATACGTCTGGGTTCCATCGGTCGCTCCGGCCAGTCTCGTTTCCTACTACGGTAACGTCATGCCCGATGACTGGCGCGGAGACTTTCTGGTTGGCACGCTGGCTGGAGAATGTCTGATCAGGCTGCGGATGGACTCGGGCAAGGTCGTCAAAGAAGAACGCTATTTGCACCATAAAATCGGGCGTATCCGCGATGTCGCGGTTGCTCCGGACGGATACATTTATCTAATGACGGACAGCTCCGAAGCCTCGATCTATCGCATCGAGCCGCTGACCGATCAGGTCGCCAAGGTCAAGACAGAGCCCTAG
- a CDS encoding CHASE2 domain-containing protein, translating into MDFGLSRLPLSFLISVALLAACLALRIADPEPVARLRLSVFDSYLRASPREANPAFPVRIVAIDESSLARIGQWPWPRSKLATLVSKLVSAGAASITFDMVFAEPDRLSPEELLRSLMDDAGQATAVAELGRLSSNDARLAAAIENAPVILGVAGNASASNKIEPYPGAVSYAGDDPLLFVHAFAGGVENLPSLTKAARGIGAVNWLPSSDQVVRRIPLLVSIGGSLYPSLALEAFRVGTKQSTIFIKSSGGSGVDALGQKTGIESVRVGDTVLPSDGRGELWLKFAPSDPKRTISALSIIDGTVNADDIKSRHIIIGATATGLLDLRATPLEPAVPGVEIHAQALEQMLSGQHLVRPAYATGAEIAFLLVIGVLVAWLIERSGALRAAIAGLTSIAFIIALSWFAYSNGGLLFDPVYPSLSVALLYFGVSLTSYVKSEIARSEIRSAFSHYVAAPLIEELAKNRDKLKLGGETREVTLLFADVRGFSKISEGMRAEELIRFVNRLFTPLTDVILANRGTIDKFMGDAVMAFWNAPLLDSEHSANACRTALAMLDALVSLNASLKAESEAAGLPFSPVRMGIGLNTGECVVGNVGSPQRFDYSVLGDVVNVAARFEEATKTFGARIVAGERTAAEASQFAFLELGSVTPRGKGRAENVFALVGDETYAASDDFLNVRRAHVAFLAARQSGDAVRTEEALAACMRIAPEDMLTFYRTIATEKVRPEALNG; encoded by the coding sequence ATGGATTTTGGTTTGAGCCGCTTGCCACTCTCATTTCTCATCTCCGTGGCGTTGCTCGCGGCATGCCTCGCGCTGCGCATCGCAGATCCCGAACCGGTGGCGCGTCTCCGGCTCTCGGTTTTCGATTCCTACCTCCGAGCATCGCCAAGAGAGGCCAATCCGGCGTTCCCGGTGCGCATCGTTGCGATCGACGAATCCTCGCTCGCGCGCATCGGCCAATGGCCATGGCCGCGCTCCAAACTCGCGACGCTCGTATCGAAGCTCGTCTCGGCCGGAGCCGCGTCGATTACATTCGACATGGTTTTCGCCGAGCCGGACCGGCTCTCTCCAGAAGAGCTTCTCCGTTCCTTGATGGATGACGCGGGGCAGGCGACTGCCGTTGCCGAGTTGGGACGGCTTTCCTCCAACGACGCAAGGTTGGCGGCCGCGATCGAGAACGCACCGGTCATTCTCGGCGTTGCGGGAAACGCCAGCGCATCCAATAAGATTGAGCCGTACCCCGGAGCTGTTTCCTACGCGGGCGATGATCCTTTGCTCTTCGTCCACGCCTTCGCCGGCGGAGTGGAAAATCTGCCGAGCCTCACGAAGGCCGCCCGCGGGATCGGAGCGGTCAATTGGTTGCCGTCGAGCGATCAGGTCGTGCGCCGGATACCGCTTCTCGTTTCGATTGGCGGCTCGCTTTATCCCTCTCTTGCGCTCGAAGCATTTCGGGTCGGCACGAAACAATCGACCATTTTCATCAAGTCGTCGGGTGGAAGTGGCGTCGACGCTCTTGGACAAAAGACGGGGATAGAAAGCGTCCGCGTCGGCGACACGGTTCTTCCTTCCGACGGACGCGGCGAGCTGTGGCTGAAGTTCGCGCCCAGTGATCCGAAGCGCACGATATCGGCGTTGAGCATTATCGACGGAACGGTGAACGCGGACGACATAAAATCCCGGCACATCATTATCGGCGCGACCGCAACCGGCCTGCTCGACCTCAGGGCAACGCCACTTGAACCTGCTGTTCCGGGTGTCGAAATCCATGCTCAAGCTTTAGAGCAGATGCTCTCCGGTCAGCACCTCGTTCGCCCGGCCTATGCTACAGGCGCCGAGATCGCATTCCTTTTGGTCATCGGCGTGCTGGTCGCTTGGCTGATAGAACGATCAGGCGCTCTGCGTGCTGCAATTGCCGGACTGACATCGATCGCCTTCATTATCGCGCTATCGTGGTTTGCCTATTCCAACGGCGGACTGCTGTTCGATCCCGTTTATCCATCGCTCTCCGTAGCGCTGCTTTATTTCGGCGTATCGCTGACGAGCTACGTGAAATCCGAAATTGCACGCAGCGAAATCCGCTCGGCTTTCAGCCATTACGTGGCGGCGCCGTTGATCGAGGAACTCGCCAAAAATCGCGACAAGCTGAAGCTTGGCGGCGAGACGCGCGAGGTAACGCTTCTCTTTGCCGACGTTCGCGGCTTTTCGAAAATATCGGAAGGGATGCGCGCGGAAGAATTGATCCGTTTCGTCAATCGCCTCTTCACGCCCTTGACGGATGTCATCCTCGCTAATCGCGGCACCATCGATAAGTTCATGGGCGACGCGGTGATGGCATTTTGGAATGCGCCGCTGCTCGACTCCGAGCACTCAGCCAACGCCTGCCGCACGGCGCTGGCCATGCTTGATGCCCTTGTCAGTCTGAACGCCAGCTTGAAAGCCGAATCCGAAGCGGCGGGCTTGCCGTTTTCGCCCGTGCGAATGGGCATCGGCTTGAACACGGGAGAATGCGTCGTCGGCAACGTCGGCTCGCCACAGCGCTTCGACTACTCCGTTCTCGGCGACGTCGTGAATGTTGCAGCCCGCTTCGAGGAGGCGACGAAAACATTCGGAGCCCGCATCGTCGCCGGTGAACGAACGGCAGCTGAGGCCAGCCAATTCGCGTTTTTGGAGCTTGGCTCCGTTACGCCGCGCGGCAAAGGTCGGGCCGAAAATGTCTTCGCGTTGGTGGGCGACGAGACGTACGCGGCTTCCGATGATTTTCTAAATGTTCGCCGCGCGCATGTCGCGTTTCTAGCCGCTCGTCAGTCGGGCGATGCTGTCCGGACGGAGGAAGCTCTCGCAGCCTGCATGCGCATCGCGCCTGAAGATATGCTGACGTTCTATCGCACCATCGCGACCGAGAAAGTTCGACCTGAAGCGTTGAACGGATAG
- a CDS encoding FecR domain-containing protein: MSRSSGKKFAIIALIAAAGSLVSSHRESAHAASGERIGDAVAITNIVMADFAEKQRKLARGDDVRQDEIIEVNTDAQGEFKLDDDTRLALGPGSRLVLDKFVYDSDKKTGSIILNMAKGAFRFITGVAAKPTYVINTPNASITVRGTIFDTYILPDKSVWVLLHEGALEATGKKSVCRVLDQPGQMMHIGSDGRVAGPYNWSKLPDGNTVAFDTAFPFVINTPSIDPNPLLTRAQIIEASFPDVPAKECINPHSPIQINPPVKTRKAETPRKAEPKKKQKVATTRKPKRDGGYGDDCPGCMTGMGIVLGGGMGGFGGHRGGGGGDGGNYGGRGR, from the coding sequence ATGTCGAGATCTTCAGGCAAGAAGTTTGCGATCATCGCCCTGATCGCTGCAGCAGGCAGTCTCGTCTCCTCGCATCGTGAGTCAGCGCACGCAGCATCGGGTGAGCGCATCGGCGATGCCGTCGCGATCACCAATATCGTCATGGCAGATTTCGCCGAGAAGCAGCGCAAACTCGCGCGTGGCGATGACGTTCGCCAGGACGAGATCATCGAGGTCAACACGGATGCGCAGGGCGAGTTCAAACTCGACGACGACACGAGGCTTGCGCTTGGTCCGGGTTCGCGGCTCGTACTCGATAAATTCGTCTACGACAGCGATAAGAAGACGGGCTCGATCATTCTCAACATGGCGAAGGGCGCGTTTCGCTTCATCACCGGCGTCGCCGCGAAGCCAACATACGTCATCAATACGCCGAACGCGTCGATAACGGTGCGCGGCACGATTTTCGATACTTACATTCTGCCGGACAAATCCGTGTGGGTGCTGCTTCACGAAGGCGCGCTCGAGGCGACAGGCAAAAAGAGTGTCTGCCGTGTTCTCGATCAGCCGGGACAGATGATGCACATTGGGAGCGACGGCAGGGTCGCAGGCCCTTACAATTGGTCGAAGCTGCCTGACGGCAATACAGTAGCGTTCGATACGGCGTTTCCGTTCGTGATCAATACGCCGTCGATCGATCCCAATCCGCTTTTGACGCGCGCGCAAATCATCGAGGCTTCTTTTCCTGACGTGCCGGCAAAAGAATGCATAAATCCCCATTCGCCGATCCAGATCAATCCGCCGGTCAAAACGCGGAAAGCTGAAACGCCGCGCAAGGCCGAGCCAAAGAAGAAGCAAAAAGTTGCCACTACGCGGAAGCCGAAGCGGGATGGTGGCTACGGTGACGATTGCCCAGGCTGCATGACCGGCATGGGAATCGTGCTCGGCGGCGGGATGGGCGGGTTCGGCGGCCATCGCGGTGGCGGCGGCGGAGACGGCGGAAATTACGGTGGCCGCGGGCGCTGA
- a CDS encoding tRNA-binding protein produces the protein MHLLHDSNAPAAATITFDQFLAVDIRVGTIIAAEPYPEAKKPALKLKIDFGSGIGVKQSSAQITRHYDCATLVGRQVAAVVNFPPRQIGKFMSEVLTLGFPDENGEVVMFKPDIKVPNGARLF, from the coding sequence ATGCATCTCCTTCACGATTCCAATGCGCCTGCCGCGGCGACGATCACGTTCGATCAGTTTCTTGCGGTCGATATTCGCGTCGGCACCATCATTGCCGCTGAACCCTATCCGGAAGCGAAGAAGCCGGCGTTGAAACTCAAAATCGATTTCGGCAGCGGTATCGGCGTGAAGCAATCGAGCGCGCAGATTACGCGCCATTATGATTGCGCGACGCTCGTCGGACGTCAGGTGGCGGCGGTCGTAAATTTTCCGCCGCGCCAGATCGGCAAGTTCATGTCGGAAGTGTTGACGCTCGGCTTTCCGGATGAGAACGGAGAGGTCGTGATGTTTAAACCCGACATCAAGGTTCCGAACGGCGCGCGCCTGTTCTGA
- a CDS encoding tautomerase family protein produces the protein MPFLRFDLIKGRTDDEIATLLDAAHEAMLAAFKVPVRDRYQIVHEHEPSRVRIEDTGLGIERTEKVVLVQVTTRPRSTEEKQAFYRLLTEALSKRCGIAPSDVMVNFVTNTDADWSFGNGEAQFLTGKLG, from the coding sequence ATGCCATTTCTCAGATTCGATCTCATCAAGGGACGCACCGACGACGAGATTGCGACGCTGCTCGATGCGGCGCACGAGGCTATGCTCGCGGCGTTCAAGGTGCCCGTCCGCGACCGTTATCAGATCGTGCATGAGCACGAGCCGAGCCGCGTGCGGATCGAAGATACTGGCCTTGGCATCGAGCGCACTGAGAAAGTCGTTCTGGTCCAAGTGACGACGAGGCCGCGCTCTACCGAAGAGAAGCAAGCCTTCTATCGCCTTCTGACGGAGGCGCTTTCCAAACGTTGCGGCATCGCGCCGAGCGATGTGATGGTGAACTTCGTCACCAACACGGATGCCGACTGGTCGTTTGGAAACGGCGAAGCGCAATTTCTAACAGGTAAGCTCGGGTAA
- a CDS encoding MDR family oxidoreductase translates to MFQAILIEKDGERATPRLAELDKSALPDGDVTVRVSHSTLNYKDGLAITGKGPIIRSFPMVPGVDFAGVVEESSNARFKPGDAVLLNGFGVGENHWGGLSEYARVRGDWLMPLPAGLSARRAMALGTAGYTAMLCVMALERLGVTPDKGEIIVTGAGGGVGGVAVLLLSRLGFDVAASTGRVEEADYLKGLGAKTIIDRKALSEPGRPLQTARWAGAVDSVGSHTLANVCASMKDDGVVTACGLAQGLDFRTTVAPFILRGVTLVGINSVYRSLADRVTAWERLAHEIDFEKLDGMTRIIPLDQAIDAAGDLLAGKVRGRLVVEIGNQS, encoded by the coding sequence ATGTTTCAGGCGATCCTGATTGAAAAAGACGGCGAGCGTGCAACGCCTCGTCTTGCTGAACTCGACAAGTCGGCACTCCCCGACGGCGACGTTACGGTCCGCGTCAGTCATTCGACACTCAACTACAAAGACGGTCTTGCGATTACGGGCAAGGGGCCGATCATCCGTTCGTTTCCCATGGTGCCGGGCGTCGACTTCGCAGGCGTCGTCGAAGAGAGCAGCAATGCTCGTTTCAAACCGGGCGATGCCGTTCTGCTCAACGGATTTGGCGTCGGTGAAAATCACTGGGGCGGCCTTTCGGAATATGCGCGCGTCAGGGGCGACTGGCTTATGCCGCTTCCCGCAGGCTTGAGTGCGCGCCGCGCGATGGCGCTCGGCACGGCGGGCTATACGGCGATGCTTTGTGTCATGGCGCTCGAACGGCTAGGCGTCACGCCGGACAAGGGTGAGATCATCGTGACGGGTGCGGGCGGCGGCGTTGGCGGCGTTGCGGTTCTTCTTCTTTCGCGTCTCGGTTTCGACGTCGCCGCATCGACGGGCCGCGTCGAGGAAGCCGACTACCTCAAGGGCCTCGGCGCGAAGACGATCATCGATCGTAAAGCGCTGTCAGAGCCCGGCAGACCTCTTCAAACGGCTCGCTGGGCGGGCGCCGTCGATAGCGTGGGCAGCCATACGCTTGCGAATGTTTGCGCCAGCATGAAGGACGATGGCGTCGTCACCGCGTGCGGCTTGGCACAGGGCTTGGACTTCCGGACGACGGTCGCGCCCTTCATTCTGCGTGGCGTTACGCTCGTCGGCATCAACTCGGTCTACCGCTCGCTTGCCGATCGCGTGACGGCTTGGGAACGCCTCGCCCACGAGATCGATTTCGAAAAGCTCGACGGCATGACGCGGATCATTCCGTTGGATCAGGCGATCGACGCCGCGGGCGATCTTCTCGCCGGGAAAGTGCGCGGCCGTCTCGTTGTCGAGATCGGCAATCAATCCTAA